A genomic region of Fusarium falciforme chromosome 4, complete sequence contains the following coding sequences:
- a CDS encoding DUF4110 domain-containing protein, with product MAKDKKKNSDAKKAKKAEKAAKQASKGEKKAKTKAAKIEGSDAEDVDLDEVLEEYRRQQEQFLKITETICEAPPRARAASTLMASPHDSNTLLLFGGEYFNGSLAQFYNDLNIYNISRDEWRCVTSPNAPLPRSGHAWTRAGNPNHVYLFGGEFSSPKQGTFHHYSDFWRLEPATREWTKIEVKGKDKSPSARSGHRMTYWKQYIILFGGFQDTSNQTKYLADLWIFDTINFVWHSPQLPPAQLKPNARSSFTLLPHEQGAALYGGYSRVKATVNVKQKGNKGPSQAQRNVLIPKVHEDCFYLRITQPPTDASPNTPPAVRWERRKKPANAPNPTRAGATMTWHKGRGIMFGGVHDVEQSEEGMDSEFFNQLFAWNIERNRFMPMGLRKPRQQKKAAPEPRGGRRGRAQANEEELLRQLAALETGASLEDADDIELAKKEEEEDEKPAREMLVTMEPPHMRFNAQLAVQDDVLYIYGGTFEKGDREFTFDDLYAIDLGKMDGCKEIFTRPVEDWIESEDEDDEDDEDDEDEEEEEEEESTQMFTPSKRKKKQDEVSEVSSEASSEPSIAASEDDETETTAASVDDGLPHPRPFESRREFFSRTSAEWQEILMTSLRWKNIQPETMAIKEIKAKAYELSEEKWWDCREEIVALEEEQEAAGIQEVVSLAERGDAGAGGGARRR from the exons atggccaaggacaagaagaagaacagcGACGCCAAAAAGGCCAAAAAG GCTGAGAAGGCGGCCAAGCAGGCCAGCAAGGGAgaaaagaaggccaagactaaggctgccaagatcgAGGGCAGTGACGCCGAGgatgttgatcttgatgaggtGCTCGAGGAGTATCGTCGCCAGCAGGAACAGTTCCTCAAGATCACAGAGACGATCTGTGAGGCGCCGCCAAGGGCTCGAGCTGCGTCGACTTTAATGGCTTCTCCCCATGACAGCAACACTCTTTTACTGTTTGGTGGAGAGTACTTTAACGGTTCCCTCGCCCAGTTCTACAACGACTTGAACATCTACAACATCAGTCGTGATGAGTGGCGCTGCGTCACCTCGCCCAACGCCCCCCTTCCTCGATCTGGCCATGCCTGGACCAGAGCTGGTAACCCAAACCACGTCTACCTCTTTGGTGGAGAGTTTTCTTCGCCCAAGCAGGGAACCTTCCATCATTATTCAGACTTTTGGAGGCTGGAGCCTGCGACGAGGGAGTGGACAAAGATCGaagtcaagggcaaggacaagagcCCTTCTGCTAGGAGTGGCCACCGCATGACCTACTGGAAGCAGTACATCATTCTGTTTGGTGGTTTCCAGGATACTTCGAATCAGACAAAGTACCTGGCTGACCTCTGGATCTTTGACACCATCAACTTTGTGTGGCACTCCCCTCAGCTGCCTCCTGCGCAGCTCAAGCCAAACGCTCGATCATCCTTCACCCTACTTCCTCATGAGCAAGGCGCGGCCCTCTATGGAGGATACTCACGAGTCAAGGCGACAGTGAATGTCAAGCAAAAGGGTAACAAGGGGCCCAGTCAAGCCCAGCGAAACGTCCTGATCCCCAAGGTCCACGAAGACTGCTTCTACCTCAGGATCACCCAGCCCCCTACTGATGCCAGCCCCAACACTCCCCCTGCAGTTCGCTGGGAGAGGCGAAAGAAGCCGGCTAACGCACCAAACCCTACTCGAGCTGGAGCAACTATGACCTGGCATAAGGGTCGTGGTATCATGTTTGGTGGAGTACACGACGTTGAGCAGAGCGAGGAAGGTATGGACAGTGAGTTTTTCAACCAGCTCTTCGCCTGGAACATTGAGCGCAACCGTTTCATGCCCATGGGTCTCCGTAAGCCCCGTCAGCAAAAGAAGGCCGCCCCCGAGCCTCGAGGTGGACGTCGTGGACGAGCTCAGGCAAACGAAGAGGAGCTTCTCAGGCAACTTGCCGCCCTCGAAACGGGTGCCTCGCTCGAGGACGCCGATGACATTGAActtgccaagaaggaggaggaggaggatgagaagccAGCAAGGGAGATGCTAGTAACCATGGAACCCCCGCATATGAGATTCAACGCTCAGCTGGCTGTCCAGGATGATGTTCTCTACATCTACGGCGGCACCTTTGAAAAGGGGGATCGAGAGTTTACCTTTGATGATCTGTACGCGATTGATCTAGGAAAGATGGACGGGTGCAAGGAGATCTTTACCCGACCTGTCGAGGACTGGATT GAGtctgaagatgaggatgatgaagacgacgaggacgatgaggatgaagaggaagaggaggaggaagagtctACTCAAATGTTCACACCGAGcaagcgcaagaagaagcaggatgAAGTTTCCGAAGTTTCTTCAGAGGCTTCTTCGGAGCCTTCGATAGCCGCATCGGAGGATGACGAGACTGAGACCACAGCCGCTTCTGTGGATGACGGACTCCCACACCCCAGA CCTTTCGAAAGCCGACGCGAGTTCTTTTCACGCACATCAGCCGAGTGGCAGGAAATCCTGATGACGAGCCTCCGATGGAAGAACATCCAGCCCGAGACCATggccatcaaggagatcaaggccaaggcgtaCGAGCTCAGTGAAGAAAAGTGGTGGGACTGCCGTGAGGAGATTGTGGCActggaggaagagcaggAGGCGGCTGGCATCCAGGAGGTGGTGAGTTTGGCAGAGAGGGGtgatgctggtgctggcgGGGGTGCAAGAAGGAGATAA
- a CDS encoding Trimethylguanosine synthase produces the protein MGSQEVDMASGDAEYSMSPAEELPLNEDCFHYEGKHEVPWDIQKYFAQRYSIFSLYDYGVYMTDDAWFGVTPEPVANQVAHDMYGTDKKKHILIDVFAGAGGNTIAFTLSERWSRIISVERDPSTLACAQNNSKVYGIEPGLITWVLGDSFEFLDKLFNHPEELHPDLRVNLDETVLFASPPWGGPGYRTDEVFNLYDMQPYNLGDLHNAYKRLDHALFLPRTSDIRQIAKLAPPDRKVEVVQYCMEGASKAMVAYLPGTYPKQASE, from the exons ATGGGCAGCCAAGAGGTGGATATGGCGTCGGGGGATGCAGAGTACTCGATGAGCCCAGCAGAGGAGCTCCCTCTCAACGAAGATTGCTTTCATTATGAGGGCAAACACGAGGTGCCTTGGGACATTCAAAA ATATTTCGCCCAACGATATTCCATCTTTTCCCTCTACGACTATGGCGTTTACATGACAGACGATGCCTGGTTTGGCGTCACTCCTGAGCCAGTAGCCAA TCAAGTCGCACATGACATGTATGGCaccgacaagaagaagcacaTTCTCATCGACGTCTTTGCCGGCGCCGGGGGAAACACCATCGCCTTCACCCTCTCAGAACGATGGAGCCGCATCATCTCGGTTGAGCGCGACCCTTCAACTCTTGCCTGTGCCCAAAACAACTCCAAAGTCTACGGAATTGAACCAGGCCTCATCACCTGGGTGCTCGGAGACAGCTTTGAGTTTCTCGACAAGCTCTTCAACCACCCCGAGGAGCTCCATCCAGACCTGAGGGTCAACCTGGACGAAACGGTGCTATTTGCGAGTCCGCCGTGGGGAGGCCCCGGATATCGCACTGACGAGGTGTTTAATCTGTACGACATGCAGCCCTACAACCTCGGCGACCTGCACAATGCATACAAGAGGCTTGATCATGCCCTTTTCCTACCCCGGACGAGCGACATTCGGCAGATTGCCAAGCTGGCGCCTCCTGATCGCAAGGTCGAGGTAGTCCAGTACTGTATGGAGGGTGCCAGCAAGGCCATGGTGGCCTACCTGCCAGGAACCTATCCGAAACAAGCGAGCGAGTGA